One genomic region from Magallana gigas chromosome 3, xbMagGiga1.1, whole genome shotgun sequence encodes:
- the LOC105326216 gene encoding uncharacterized protein, with product MDKKKDPQDFKIIPSSEAVYMIIRFRDEMETRIRNALAISKRAVENYHGKIIGISGEVNVYEEDLTKWPADRRILIIYFSDQANAVRWLNSDKYFKNDDFPQPSDTLQIFLIPVHYTADKANYTFHLQELGNCKNWDKLNDGYVKNAAKCMDGFKVQHGAAYTTDAEGLRCSFVRKGNLVVLHRFQSIDHFESFYYSKAYDTLKQFRRSLCDCNSVVFTINPDLRNP from the exons ATGGACAAGAAGAAGGACCCACAGGATTTCAAG ATCATCCCCAGCAGTGAGGCTGTGTATATGATAATCAGGTTCCGGGATGAAATGGAAACCAGGATTAGGAACGCCCTAGCCATTTCCAAACGAGCCGTGGAGAATTACCACGGAAAGATCATCGGAATATCCGGGGAA GTGAACGTGTACGAGGAGGACCTGACTAAGTGGCCGGCTGACCGCCGCATCCTCATCATCTACTTCTCGGACCAGGCTAACGCGGTCAGGTGGCTCAACAGTGACAAGTACTTCAAGAACGATGACTTCCCCCAGCCCAGCGACACCCTGCAGATCTTCCTTATCCCCGTCCACTACACGGCGGACAAAG CAAATTACACATTTCATCTACAAGAGCTGGGAAATTGCAAGAACTGGGATAAATTGAATGACGGTTACGTAAAGAACGCGGCCAAATGTATGGATGGCTTCAAGGTCCAGCACGGAGCAGCTTACACGACGGACGCCGAGGGACTCCGATGTTCCTTCGTCCGGAAGGGAAACCTCGTGGTTCTACATAGGTTCCAGTCCATAGACCACTTCGAAAGCTTTTATTATTCAA aGGCCTATGATACTTTGAAGCAGTTTAGAAGAAGTCTGTGTGATTGCAATTCTGTCGTCTTTACCATTAACCCAGACCTAAGAAATCCGTGA